The Prunus persica cultivar Lovell chromosome G8, Prunus_persica_NCBIv2, whole genome shotgun sequence genome includes a region encoding these proteins:
- the LOC18768338 gene encoding uncharacterized protein At4g38062, whose product MGDVYKELDDVKAQIERLKSEVRVKTELSEGLKKAHSEQLIKYQEAKQETEKQAQELIIKLEEISQAKQVSETLQSCLREKESSLRHLTSLHEKLRVDSENKLYKLEGENKELAFALDEVTERNKELEQNFCASTKEIEGLKRLLSTSERNCFEAEQKAQEAKELRHRDDIILELEEENRNAHDQLKWKKEQFRHLEEAHRRLQDQFQLSKEEWEREKSALVEEISLLQTSLDSQTRILEGVQKRLEMCNQVLAHEESRRKFLEIEVSEFKSRYENVFVQCEQERSKFESLTVQRDEEIAKLRNSLSTKEPFTKEMEFRIVHLEQENQELRESLKELQEAQIRNYGSTALTKLRNKLRGLEQVHSNCSTILKAKESELSFQIEKLKGDISRHNSELKGKEKQIQELQMELESYHSMIEVLKEEISVVLTIYKSEFSEAYSKRSDAKTEMPLCNRMDDKISLLTRQLEMKSSDLINVHLQLEQEHEKVKELMKRVRSLELTEQQQVIMEEEIQQHKMMLEESSAHQLYMEEKFLRMEGEKRDVSEALEKTNLELAKKIREVSQLKYELQNLESSAESLKVCCEENQEKCRQMENSLLAQSENEEVLKHEKERLITIIKEQNNNVEVLHQQIVLLEATVAAKRVEVEALTQDKEDLIKNVKEKDSCIVNLQKDITWMKQESMKREAEAAILAGIDAEKSVGQEKERLFKVINEKDQNIKNLQVLASSLEEDLTSAFVLSFSEVVENLLTTEALKKAKHMTELVIEEKNKKIVDLEKEVSGLGQRLIHQKEALFTQKQQEEELQALLEANEVENDKLMGEHRRLEGIVKQLEFEKGVLLQDTTKLSKEREELLVHIEEFCDHIGEFTCDDVKMMNFLETMLQRSKLEVGPAMNFTVDDELYDFSEENANASFYASATKLDTSAGRSPLKEVNQRQL is encoded by the coding sequence ATGGGGGACGTATATAAAGAATTAGATGATGTCAAAGCACAGATCGAGAGGCTCAAGAGTGAAGTCCGGGTTAAGACCGAACTTTCTGAGGGTTTGAAGAAAGCTCACAGTGAGCAGTTGATCAAGTATCAAGAAGCTAAGCAGGAGACTGAGAAACAAGCTCAAGAACTAATTATCAAGCTTGAGGAAATTTCTCAAGCAAAGCAGGTTTCGGAAACCCTTCAATCTTGTTTGCGTGAAAAAGAATCATCTCTTAGGCATTTGACTTCTTTGCATGAAAAACTTCGAGTTGATAGTGAGAACAAATTGTACAAATTGGAAGGAGAAAATAAGGAGTTGGCGTTTGCCTTAGATGAAGTAACAGAACGAAACAAAGAGTTGGAGCAGAATTTTTGTGCCAGTACTAAGGAGATTGAGGGCCTTAAAAGACTCTTATCAACTTCAGAGAGGAACTGTTTCGAGGCAGAGCAGAAGGCTCAAGAAGCCAAAGAACTGAGACACAGAGATGATATCATATTGGAACTAGAGGAGGAAAATAGAAATGCTCATGATCAAttgaaatggaagaaagaaCAGTTTAGACATCTTGAAGAAGCACATAGAAGGCTCCAAGATCAGTTCCAGTTGAGTAAAGAGGAGTGGGAGAGGGAAAAATCAGCACTGGTTGAAGAGATCTCTTTATTGCAGACAAGCTTGGATTCCCAAACTAGAATTCTTGAAGGTGTTCAAAAACGTTTAGAGATGTGCAACCAAGTTTTAGCTCATGAAGAAAGCAGGAGGAAGTTTTTGGAGATTGAAGTATCCGAATTCAAATCACGTTATGAGAATGTCTTTGTGCAGTGTGAACAAGAAAGGTCAAAATTTGAAAGCTTGACAGTTCAAAGGGATGAAGAGATTGCAAAGCTAAGAAACTCACTGTCAACAAAAGAACCATTCACAAAAGAAATGGAATTTCGAATTGTTCACCTTGAGCAAGAGAATCAGGAATTGAGAGAATCTCTAAAAGAACTACAAGAAGCTCAAATCAGAAATTATGGGTCAACTGCACTAACAAAGCTACGCAACAAGCTTAGGGGCTTAGAGCAGGTACATAGTAACTGCTCCACAATTCTGAAAGCTAAAGAATCTGAATTGAGTTTCCAAATAGAAAAGTTGAAAGGAGATATAAGTAGACATAACTCTGAATTGAAGGGTAAAGAGAAGCAGATACAGGAGCTTCAAATGGAGCTAGAAAGCTACCATTCGATGATTGAGGTTCTAAAAGAAGAGATTTCAGTAGTACTTACGATCTATAAATCAGAATTCTCAGAGGCTTACTCCAAAAGATCTGATGCAAAAACTGAAATGCCGCTGTGCAACAGAATGGATGACAAGATCTCTCTACTTACAAGACAGTTGGAGATGAAGAGCAGTGATTTAATAAATGTTCATCTTCAGCTTGAACAAGAACATGAGAAAGTCAAAGAATTAATGAAGAGGGTAAGGTCCTTGGAACTCACTGAACAACAGCAGGTTATCATGGAGGAAGAGattcaacaacataaaatGATGCTTGAGGAATCATCTGCACATCAACTTTACATGGAAGAGAAATTTCTGCGGATGGAAGGTGAGAAACGAGATGTTTCTGAGGCTTTAGAAAAGACAAATCTTGAGCTGGCTAAGAAAATTCGTGAAGTAAGtcaattaaaatatgagtTACAGAATTTGGAGTCTAGTGCTGAAAGCTTGAAAGTGTGCTGTgaagaaaatcaagaaaaatgtAGACAAATGGAGAATTCACTTCTTGCACAATCTGAGAATGAAGAAGTCCTTAAGCATGAGAAAGAACGCCTTATCACCATTATCAAGGAGCAAAACAATAACGTTGAAGTTCTACACCAGCAGATTGTCCTTCTAGAAGCTACAGTTGCAGCAAAGAGAGTGGAAGTGGAAGCCTTAACACAAGACAAAGAGGACCTTATTAAAAATGTGAAGGAGAAGGATAGCTGCATAGTAAATCTCCAAAAAGATATCACATGGATGAAGCAAGAGTCCATGAAAAGAGAAGCGGAGGCAGCAATTCTTGCAGGCATAGATGCAGAGAAATCTGTTGgacaagagaaagagaggcttTTCAAGGTTATAAATGAGAAAGACCAGAACATAAAAAATCTCCAAGTACTGGCATCGTCGTTAGAGGAAGACTTGACAAGTGCATTTGTATTGTCTTTTTCAGAAGTCGTAGAAAATCTGCTTACAACTGAAGCTTTAAAAAAGGCCAAACACATGACAGAGCTAGTGATTgaagagaagaacaaaaaaattgttgatttGGAGAAGGAAGTATCTGGTTTGGGCCAAAGATTGATCCATCAGAAGGAAGCCTTGTTTACTCagaaacaacaagaagagGAACTTCAAGCTTTATTGGAAGCCAACGAAGTGGAAAATGATAAACTGATGGGTGAACACAGGAGACTGGAAGGCATAGTCAAGCAGCTTGAGTTTGAAAAGGGGGTTCTCCTTCAAGACACCACAAAGCTATCAAAAGAGAGGGAGGAACTTTTAGTTCACATTGAAGAATTCTGTGATCATATTGGTGAGTTCACTTGTGATGAtgtgaagatgatgaattttttagaaACAATGTTGCAAAGGTCTAAGTTAGAGGTGGGACCAGCAATGAATTTTACAGTGGATGATGAGCTCTACGATTTTAGCGAAGAGAATGCAAACGCTTCTTTCTATGCCTCAGCAACAAAACTTGACACTAGTGCTGGAAGATCACCACTGAAAGAGGTGAATCAGCGGCAGTTGTAA